CTCTTGCGCCGACGCAAGCTCTCTTTCTGTAGCCGCAACGAATACAGAGGCTGCAGCGTCCCCAGTAATGTTCACTGTGGTTCTGGCCATGTCCAAGATGCGGTCGATCCCCGCGATAAGCCCAACGCCTTCAAGCGGGAGGCCGACCGAGGTCAAGACCATAGTCAGCATGATGAGCCCTGCTCCTGGCACGCCGGCTGTGCCGATTGAGGCCAGAGTCGCAGTCAGCACTATCGTAAGCTGCTGGCTCAAGGAGAGACCCAACCCGTAGACTTGGGCAACGAAGAGTGCGCAGACGCCCTGATACAGCGCAGTCCCATCCATGTTTATCGTGGCGCCGAGCGGTAGGACAAAGCTCGAAACCCCCTTCGGGACTCCCAGGTTCTCCTCCGTGCATCTCATGGTCACGGGCAAGGTGGCCGAGCTACTGGACGTGGAGAATGCTACGATCTGCGCAGGGAGAATCCCACGAAAGAACGCGGAGGGGCTCATCTTGCCGAAGCCAGACACGGTGAGACTGTAGACAATACCCATGTGCAACAGGCACCCGAGGTATACGGCGATTATGACCTTGAGGAACGGCAGCAGGACGGTTGCGCCGTACTTCCCGACCGTAGTCGCGATCAACCCGAACACGCCGTACGGCGCAAACTCCATGATCAAGGAAGTGAGCTTGTACATGACCTGTGCGAAGCTTTCGGTAACGTCCAGCACAGGTTTACCTCGCTCACCTATGAGCGCAATGGAGATTCCGATGAACAGGGCGAAGACGATAATGGGAAGCATCTGGACTTTAAGCATCGCATCAAGAGGGTTCGCTGGGAAGATGCCGACGATCGTATCGAGCAGACTCGGCGCTTTTCTGGCCTCGAAAGTCGCTGTGCCCATGTCCATTACAAGGCCGGAACCAGGTCTTATGACATTGGCGAGAACAAGCCCGATCAGCACGGCCAAGGCAGTCGTGATGAGGAAGTAGACTACGGTCTTCCCGCCCATCCGGCCGAGCTTCTTCACATCGCCCACTCCGGCCGCGCCAGCGACCAG
This region of Bacillota bacterium genomic DNA includes:
- a CDS encoding dicarboxylate/amino acid:cation symporter, yielding MFRLKLYQKILIGLVLGVLVGLIFGAKASSSALFGALGNLFLTLIKMVIVPLVFASLVAGAAGVGDVKKLGRMGGKTVVYFLITTALAVLIGLVLANVIRPGSGLVMDMGTATFEARKAPSLLDTIVGIFPANPLDAMLKVQMLPIIVFALFIGISIALIGERGKPVLDVTESFAQVMYKLTSLIMEFAPYGVFGLIATTVGKYGATVLLPFLKVIIAVYLGCLLHMGIVYSLTVSGFGKMSPSAFFRGILPAQIVAFSTSSSSATLPVTMRCTEENLGVPKGVSSFVLPLGATINMDGTALYQGVCALFVAQVYGLGLSLSQQLTIVLTATLASIGTAGVPGAGLIMLTMVLTSVGLPLEGVGLIAGIDRILDMARTTVNITGDAAASVFVAATERELASAQEGKNSGCIGADRTSQQGFGR